The DNA segment GAGTCAGATTTTCAAAATGTATAGATCGAAGGGTCTGATTTGTGGTGaggtaattttttttcgtttttaaaCAAATCTGAGGGTCTGATTTGTAcgtttaagattttttaaacactaaaatacaaatttaacccttaaatttgtatttttttaaaaaatcaaaaatcacaaatttgagatataaaaaaaatttaattataaatccAATTCTCAAATTTGTgacatccaaaaaaaaaaatacacttactctctacattattaaaaaataccaccaaaatatcaataataaaaataaaaagtgaactAGAAAggtatttaaattctaaatccttcgactcaataaatatgaaagaaagcACCCATTAATATGAAATTGGCAATGGAGTTAggctctttttttttgttatggagACCATGGTTGTGTTTCGCATGGATATGGGTCATATGGGAGCTAGACCATATTGTGGGGCAGGTTTTTGCTTAGTAACAAATTGTAGAAGTCGGACCGTGCGATTACTTCATAAATAAATAGGGTGCCAAAATCAGATGGTCCGATTTCATTGgagagaaaatttgaaaatgcagCAACACCCTAATCGGACCATCCGTGTTGTGagtgtttaaaaattaataaaaaaatgatttgagAAGTCGCATGGTCCGATTAGGGTttcatagttttttttaaaccaGACATAAGTAATCGTAGGTCCGATTTAGGGCTGCatttaaattattagttaaCAAAAAAAGTAGTAGTCGCATGGTCCGATTTGAGTATTATAACTTTTTGAATCAGATGCAAGTAATCGCTGGGTCCGATTTAtgggtgtatatatatatgaacgAAAGGGTGTGTGTTGTGAAGAAGATTTCAGAtctggttcttcttcttcttgctcgagcacttcttctcctctcttcttctacCTGTGTCATTCTTAGTTTCTGTAAAATGAGGTAATAAAATTTTGGTTTTAAAGTTTCTGTTCTTATTTAGGTAAGTGAGAGAGATGGATGATAGAATTCTTTTAAAAGTGTATTATTTTGGTCAGATTTTGTTACAAACTTCTGAAGGAGtgaaatttatttgtgaaaatccgTTAGATGTTGTTATTCCCTTCACAATCTCATTTGAAGAGCTCAAAGGTGTGATCTGTAAGAAGATTGATTCTGAGATGTCGAGAAAAATATCTTGTATTTTATACAGATATCCTATACCGGTGTTCGGTGGATTCGTCCAATTTGAAGCCAAATATGTAACCGACGAAGCGAGTTTGCAAgagatgttttcaatgtatTTTGAAAGTCGTGCCCAAATCTCGTTCATTGAGTTGTATGTGGAATTCGAACAATCTGAGTCTGACCGGAATATTGTACAAGAAGATTACAATAGTGACAGTGAAGAAGAGTTTGAAAGCAATTACGAAGTTGTCGTTCCAGACAGGGATGAAGAGCAAGGTGATGGCACTGTGGCCCCAGATGTGACAGACGTGGCAAATGCACTCGTAAATGAAGTGCCCTTTGAGGAGCCATCTTTCATGCGAGTGTTAGATTTGGAAGCCATGCATGTTCCGGAGTTTCCGGAATATACGAGTGTAGGTACGTAATTGGCTATgtttattaaaaagataagaattttctAATAATTGATGTAGATTTGAAAGTTAGGTGACATGTGAATGTATACCGAATTATAATTTGTTTGTTGTGCTTATTTAGGTAAGTTGTAGATaataatcttttttaatttgttattggtttagttaaatataaattagtatGGACTTAAGTATTTAGGTAATTATCTTTTTagcactttattttatttggacTGAGATACAACCTGATATAAAGTTTATTTATATCACAAATGATGCAGTGAATATTGATCTATCTTTAAATTTGGCTATTAAATATatgtctaataatttttttttgtccgGGTGTTTCGGCGGCAGAAATTCCTATTGTCGCAGACGGTGAATTTGCTGTCGGGATGAAATTCGGTTCTAGGGAAGCTGTTATTAAGGCGATGAAGGAGTATAGCATTCGAAGAAGTGTATACTACCGGGTATATGAGTCGGAGCCGTTGACATTTTATGCGAAGTGTACACAGTATGGGTCTGGGTATGATTGGCTTATCAGGGTTAGCATGATCAGCAAAAAGCATTGTTGGGTTATACGAAGGTATAACGGTAGTCACACTTGTACCAGATCCACCATTTCTCAGGATCATTCGAAGTTGGATTCAAACACAATTGCAGAAGCAATAAAGCCGTTGGTTGAGGCTGACCCATCACTAAAGGTAAAATCAGTTATTGCAGAAGTGTAATCGAAGTTCAACTACACTGTCAGTTATCGGAAAGCATGGTTGGCTAAGCAGAAGGCcgtagaaaaaatatttagaggTTGGGAAGCATCGTACGAAGCGTTGCCTATATGGTTTGAGGCCATGTGTCATAAGGAGCCATCCGCTGTCGTCCATTTTGAGCCTATGCCTGCATATCAAGGCGATGACTTGGTGAGTGATATCCGGGTATTGTATCGAGTCTTTTGGAGTTATTACCCATGCATTAGAGCATTCAGGCATTGTAAGCCAGTTGTGCAGGTGAATGGGACTCACTTGTACGGAAAGTATAAGGGTTGTCTATTAGTGGCAGTTTCACAAGACGGCAACAACAACATTGTCCCAATTGCTTTTGCTATTGTCGAGGGAGAGACTTCTGATGCGTGGCACTTTTTTCCCAGTAACCTGCGACAACATGTTGTGACAAGGGATAGTGTGGGGCTGATATCTGACCGACACGAGTCAATCAATGCAGCTGTGGAACGGAGTAATGGAGCTTGGTCACCTCCTAGAGCTTTTCACATGTTTTGCATCAGGCACATTGAGTCAAACTTTCTGAGAAAATTTAAGGCACCGTACTTGCAGAAACTTGTGGTTAATATAGGTAACATTGAGTAATTTGAAGTATGTTATTAGTAGCTTGGCATTCGTTACGTGTATGTAATTcccattattttttgttttttcttattaCTTAGGATATTCCCGGACGGTGTGCGAGTACGAAGTGCGTTATCAGCGTCTACGAGAATGGGGCGAGGCTTACACCAACTGGTTAAACTGAATCCCCTGGGAACAGTATGCATTGGCATTCGCAACTTGCATCAGAAAATATCCAGGTTAATTGCTTTGATAGACAAAATGAGGTTTTTGAAGTGCGAGAGATGCCTAGTGGATTGGAGTATGCAGTCGACCTCCGTCGGCATCAATGTGACTGTGGAGAGTTTCAGGTGGACCGGATTCCGTGTCGACATGTGTTTGCATGTTGTGCAAATCAACGACTGGACTGGCAACTGTACGTGCATGATATCTATAAGATGGACCAAGTTCAAAGGGTTTACCGAGCTAGGTTTAGGCCACTGGAAAATCCTTCTACGTGGCCTGCTTACAACGGGCCACGATTTGTACCCAATCCATTCCTAAGACGCGTTGCCAAAGGTCGCCCCAAGATGACTCGCTTCTTGAACGAGATGGACACGCGAATGTTGCGTCCTCCACGTAGATGCAGGCAATGTGGTGCTGAGAGACATAGCCATAGTAGATGCCGTCGGTCATCTGGTGCACCTGCCGATCCTAATGCTCAGtagatttatatattattatgttaAGTAGAATTATATATGACTATGTCCAGTAGAATTATATGTGAACAATCTTTTTGGAACATTGTTATTTATATCAACATACTCTTGTGACATATGTAACTCAAGATAATGTCCATTACATTAAGTTAACAACATGTGAAGCATTGTAACCTGTCCAAGTCATTAATTATGATGCATAGCAAGTTTCAATGTCCTAGTTAACGAATACATAGAAAACTTAGgtaatatatagaaaatattaaCAACACAATATCTATTTTCTCATTGTCCACTTGATATCTTTCACAatattcttgcattttttgGCGGCCTTTTTGAACATAGATGGAGTGAATCGATTAGCGCTACGTCGCGGAGGATCAACCCTGAGATTGTAGCCTTTGCCTGTTTCATCTGGAGTACGTGCCTCACCTGTACACAAATTTATCAATAAGTTACCTAACAtgaatataataacaataagtTACCTAACATGGATATAATTACATATATGCTAAGCAAACAAGATAGGTGCAATATCATTATAAATTAGAGATACCACATAtgaatataataacaataagtTACCTAACATGAGGTTAATTACATAGATGCTAAGCAAACAAGATAGGTGCAATATCAGCAGTAATTAGAGATACCACATATGAATATAGTAACAATGAGTGTCCTAACATGaatataactatatataataACATTAAGGCAATACTTGGACCTGCAATGTTCCCACAATCTGCTGCATCATTACGGGACTCTTCATCCTCATCAGTGTCCTCATCTTCCTCGTCATCTGGCTCATCTACAAGATACCCATCAGTCTCTTGCTCAAGTGTATTGGCATTTTCTTCAATAAGACTCATTGAAACACGGTGAGGATTTTGACTATTAAGAACTCCTCGACCACCTTCACTTCTACTAGAGTCACCGGAAATCAACCCTCCTGATGCACCCGATGAAGTGATACCCGGGATCCTTGCGTCCACGGAATACCTACCCGCCATGATATCATAATGATAGCCATATTGTGATTGACCTGCATCTGCACATCTACAGCCATGAACCCAAGCAACTGACTAAAAGAACCTCCTTCTCCTAAGTCATACTGTGGCGCACTCCAATACTGCTGATGGATTGGGTATGATGAGGTAAATTGCGGTTGTTCTTgtggaggtggaggtggaggCGGAGGCGGAGGTGGAGGTGGTGGGGGAGGTGAATCTGGTAACTGttcttcattctcttcattCTCCTCATTCCCACCAACCACATCATCTATGACCTGATCaccctcatcattctcttgAACCACACGATCAGACAAATACAAGTGGTGGCCATATTTAATGAGATACCAGTCCATGTAAATATCTAAGGGATTCTCTGGAGGCATGGGAAGCTCAGCAAGAATGTGGTTATACCTGTTTGTCCATTGCATAACCCAAGTTGAATGACTCGTAGCTGTGGCCCAGTTAAGATTAGGATCAGTTAGGACTTCACCATGTGCCTTGTCTAAATTCTGTTCCTGATCAGAAACTCCCTGAACAAAACCGAACTGTCGCCTAAACCGATCGGTCGCATGCCACTCAATGCATTCAAAAGACACTAATGGCACCGTAGCACTCCACACAACCGAATGCATGTAAATATCAGCAGGGATTATGTTCGGATCCACCCGATCCACACCATAAGCAACCCACACAAACTGATGAAAATTAACAGGACTCATTAATACAATCCAATTACAATAACATTAAACCAGAATCGGAAACTTATAATCCAAAAATATACCTGCCCTTCCTGAAGATCATCGAGTGCCTTCCTAATGTGAGCAAGTTTTAGATACCTAAAGCGTCGGTCTCCATGCTCCCAGTTACGCCACATAATAATGACTTATGCTCATTATTAatacaattcaattcaaaaaatGATGTTATTGAGTCAACGTCAGATAATTTTACCTATTTGCAAGCGGAAAACTGCGGGGTTCTCTTGAAACCGGAGCTAGGTACGGCAGTCGCATAAATGCCCACACGAGCAACAGTGTGAGTGGACCATCGATCTCCTTGCAGTCATAACGAGATGCTCTACATAATGCCCTGTAAAGGTGGGCTAGGCATGCGGAACCCCAACTGTATTGTCTGATACTGTCAAAATCATTTAGTAAGGGCAGATATTTCCAGTGCACAGATGCTCCAGACTTGTCTCTAAACAATATCGTACCGATCAACAACATTATGTGGCACTTCACGTACCTCTGTATACTGATCTCATCAACCAACTGTAAGCGTTCTCTTAGATCTCAAAGCCATGTCAGTTTTATACAGCTCCCTCTACACTCTGACTTTCTTGGTGCAACCCCGAATTGATGGAGACACTCCGCCTCTAAGGCATCAAAGCTACTAATAGTCATCCCTGTGACTGGAAGACCGTCCGTCGGAAGACCGAGAATTAAGGCCACATCTTCTAGCGTCACAGCACATTCACCAACAGGAAGGTGAAAGGTATGTGTATCTGGATGCCACCTTTCAACTAAAGCATTCACCAATGCCTTCTGATTTTGGACTATTCCAATCTGGGATGCATGATAAAAACCTGTTACCCTTAAATGATCCTCAACTCTTTCATCATACCGATCCGGGGGTACAGGATGATCACACGTCAACATCcgtgaactctacaaaatcaAAAAGTACCACTCAAGTTATtaacaattattaatttatcacaGAAACATCATAACTATATGttatttagcaaatttagtcatTACGAccctaacttactaattaagtAACCATAATTATTAATCATATATGACTAGTTACTCAACAAACAAATATTAAGTCAGTTTACTTAtttctaaataataataattataataataataactataatGTCAACCACTTATAACTTAAACTactaacaacaacaattttaattaaatttctacTAATAATcagtaaatttttaaataataataataataatcataataattttaataataataataataataataataataataataataataataatcataatNNNNNNNNNNNNNNNNNNNNNNNNNNNNNNNNNNNNNNNNNNNNNNNNNNNNNNNNNNNNNNNNNNNNNNNNNNNNNNNNNNNNNNNNNNNNNN comes from the Arachis duranensis cultivar V14167 chromosome 7, aradu.V14167.gnm2.J7QH, whole genome shotgun sequence genome and includes:
- the LOC107458289 gene encoding uncharacterized protein LOC107458289, whose product is MHWHSQLASENIQVNCFDRQNEVFEVREMPSGLEYAVDLRRHQCDCGEFQVDRIPCRHVFACCANQRLDWQLYVHDIYKMDQVQRVYRARFRPLENPSTWPAYNGPRFVPNPFLRRVAKGRPKMTRFLNEMDTRMLRPPRRCRQCGAERHSHSRCRRSSGAPADPNAQ